One genomic segment of Desulfovibrio sp. UCD-KL4C includes these proteins:
- a CDS encoding sigma 54-interacting transcriptional regulator — MSRPTYDELCEQLEKLENQVNSFKETEELLRESKLQLTRLFNNLPGMVYRCSLDEEQHPTLVFVSKGSRDLFDVAPEFFTDQHTNVMETLAHPEDLASMHKEQASAILNKRPYKLLYRVCLDSERQKWIWDQGECLYDENGNPTFLEGIMIDISGQKLREYELLQENQRLRVTFDERFKFGSIIGQSNGMREVFKLIVKAAKRSSNVIIFGETGTGKDLVAQTIHEQSGSTGAYVPVNCGAIPSNLMESEFFGHVKGAFSGATSNRQGYLAAADGGTLFLDEVGEIDLALQVKLLRALESRLYTPVGGTELRSSNFRLIAATNRNLSEMVRQGLMRSDFFFRLHVLPIHVPPLRDRIEDLPLLINEFISRYIGRTDLLPSIPGKIRAAMDSHHWPGNVRELQNVLERYLTFGEMVFSDLGFKAVESGVNVGEALNMVQTCGTLSESIEAFERHLLLKALERNHWKKGITAKELGLNMRTMQRKLKKYSL, encoded by the coding sequence ATGAGCAGGCCTACATATGATGAATTGTGCGAGCAGTTGGAAAAACTGGAGAATCAAGTTAATTCCTTTAAGGAAACAGAGGAATTGTTACGAGAAAGTAAACTCCAATTAACACGCCTTTTTAATAACTTACCTGGTATGGTTTACCGTTGTTCTCTGGATGAAGAACAGCACCCAACTCTTGTTTTCGTGAGTAAAGGTAGTCGAGACCTTTTTGATGTAGCTCCTGAATTTTTTACTGATCAACATACTAATGTGATGGAAACACTTGCTCATCCTGAAGATCTTGCTTCAATGCACAAAGAGCAAGCCTCGGCAATTCTGAATAAGCGACCCTACAAACTTCTCTATAGGGTTTGCCTTGATTCTGAAAGACAGAAATGGATTTGGGATCAGGGTGAATGCCTCTATGATGAGAATGGGAATCCAACTTTTCTTGAAGGCATAATGATCGACATCAGTGGTCAGAAACTTAGAGAGTATGAGTTACTGCAAGAAAATCAACGACTACGCGTTACTTTTGATGAACGTTTTAAGTTTGGCAGTATTATCGGACAAAGTAATGGAATGCGTGAGGTTTTCAAGTTGATTGTGAAAGCTGCAAAGCGTTCCTCAAATGTAATTATTTTTGGTGAAACTGGTACAGGAAAAGATCTCGTTGCCCAGACGATTCATGAGCAAAGTGGTTCTACAGGAGCTTATGTTCCTGTAAACTGTGGCGCTATCCCTTCTAACCTTATGGAAAGTGAATTCTTTGGGCACGTAAAAGGGGCTTTTTCAGGTGCAACTTCAAATAGGCAAGGGTATCTTGCTGCAGCTGATGGCGGGACACTTTTTCTGGATGAAGTAGGAGAGATTGATCTTGCCCTTCAAGTAAAATTATTACGCGCGTTAGAAAGTAGACTTTATACTCCTGTTGGTGGGACAGAGCTCCGTTCTTCAAATTTTAGACTTATTGCTGCTACAAACCGTAATTTGAGTGAAATGGTTCGCCAAGGGCTTATGCGTTCTGATTTCTTTTTTCGCCTACACGTTCTACCAATACATGTACCTCCATTGCGTGATAGAATTGAAGATCTTCCGCTCCTTATAAACGAATTTATTTCTAGATACATTGGTCGGACTGATTTGTTACCAAGTATTCCGGGTAAAATACGCGCTGCAATGGACAGTCATCACTGGCCTGGAAATGTTCGTGAATTGCAGAATGTTCTTGAGCGTTATCTGACATTTGGTGAAATGGTATTCAGTGATTTGGGATTCAAGGCCGTCGAATCTGGTGTAAATGTTGGGGAAGCTCTTAACATGGTGCAAACATGTGGAACATTGTCAGAGTCTATTGAAGCCTTTGAAAGGCATTTGCTGCTTAAAGCGCTTGAACGCAATCATTGGAAAAAGGGAATTACCGCAAAAGAATTAGGTCTTAATATGCGCACTATGCAGCGCAAACTTAAGAAATATAGTCTATAG
- a CDS encoding sodium:solute symporter, with translation MDSVNHWGILLAVMFYEIVVIVGIGAFLKTRERKSSSCEIGGFTLAGRSLPWPVVGVTLALTVLGSPHIFGVLEMTWHIGAVSVWFGLAHVVLLVVACTSTGLWARRLNITTMPEMLSLIFGGTPRLMVSCVMAGMVWGILTLEAQGLGIIISTISGLPIAKGAIIGGMLGTLYVVLAGMKEIGWVNLVNCFIMYVGLILAFIYIAQGIPFGGWDGVAAVYLERGQGFMLSMTGTPQLLLTFGVGTVLATVTCHSVAQQLIQPALAAKDEKTIKKALWLAAPLNGFFCVFVVCIGLAAKIDPAVNSLGPKLAGPAMFMHYLPPWLIALLFATFLAAVLSSFAASVLAPATIFTIDIYKNFFRPNLCEKEEALVTRIGIVVLAALAIFAAGNMPPIVSAINWLFAWITPVFFLILFGLFWRRSSIAATTTLLVAWSVNMLWSFTSLAEVLGVADVPNVYPALISSLVVSIVMLLTTRTEPGLFRKQIFITA, from the coding sequence ATGGATTCAGTAAACCATTGGGGAATTTTGTTGGCGGTCATGTTCTACGAAATTGTCGTGATCGTTGGAATCGGGGCTTTTCTAAAGACTCGGGAACGTAAAAGCTCTTCCTGTGAAATAGGCGGGTTTACTTTAGCCGGGCGAAGTCTTCCATGGCCAGTCGTCGGAGTTACATTGGCCCTGACGGTACTTGGCTCTCCCCATATTTTCGGTGTGCTTGAGATGACATGGCATATTGGAGCTGTCAGTGTCTGGTTTGGTCTCGCTCATGTTGTTCTTCTAGTTGTAGCCTGTACGTCCACCGGATTGTGGGCGCGAAGGCTGAATATTACGACCATGCCGGAAATGTTATCGCTTATTTTCGGGGGAACCCCACGCTTGATGGTAAGTTGTGTCATGGCTGGAATGGTCTGGGGTATTCTAACTCTGGAAGCTCAAGGATTGGGAATTATCATTTCCACAATTTCAGGTTTGCCAATTGCCAAGGGAGCTATCATCGGAGGTATGCTTGGAACACTGTATGTTGTCTTGGCGGGAATGAAAGAAATTGGATGGGTCAATCTGGTTAACTGCTTCATAATGTATGTTGGCCTGATTTTGGCTTTTATATATATTGCTCAGGGAATTCCTTTCGGTGGTTGGGATGGCGTGGCCGCAGTATATTTGGAACGAGGGCAGGGTTTTATGCTGTCTATGACAGGAACTCCTCAATTGTTGCTTACATTTGGGGTGGGAACTGTTTTAGCTACAGTAACATGCCATTCCGTTGCACAGCAGTTGATTCAGCCAGCACTGGCAGCCAAGGATGAAAAAACGATTAAAAAAGCTCTCTGGCTGGCAGCTCCGCTAAACGGATTTTTTTGTGTCTTTGTAGTCTGTATAGGGCTGGCAGCTAAAATCGATCCAGCCGTGAACTCATTGGGTCCCAAACTTGCCGGACCTGCTATGTTTATGCACTACCTTCCACCGTGGCTTATTGCTCTTCTTTTCGCTACTTTTCTTGCTGCAGTTCTTTCTAGCTTCGCCGCATCAGTATTGGCTCCTGCAACAATATTCACCATTGATATCTATAAAAATTTTTTTCGCCCTAATCTATGCGAAAAAGAAGAAGCACTTGTTACAAGAATTGGCATTGTAGTGCTTGCTGCGCTTGCTATTTTTGCCGCAGGAAACATGCCCCCCATTGTCAGTGCTATCAACTGGCTGTTCGCTTGGATTACGCCAGTCTTCTTCCTTATTCTTTTTGGTCTTTTCTGGCGTCGCTCTTCGATTGCAGCAACAACAACGTTACTGGTAGCTTGGTCGGTCAATATGCTTTGGAGTTTTACCTCTCTTGCTGAGGTGCTGGGTGTTGCTGACGTTCCTAACGTCTATCCTGCACTTATTTCCAGCCTTGTTGTATCAATTGTAATGCTGCTTACTACACGAACAGAGCCCGGACTTTTCCGTAAACAGATATTCATTACAGCTTAG
- a CDS encoding molybdopterin-dependent oxidoreductase produces MKDGTTRFVNNTNAGPVFVYVKDDKIIRITHIEFDDKDADPWTIKARGKSFTPPRKTSVNSYTSGIKSTIYSDKRLLYPMKRVDFDPKGERNPQNRGISEYERISWEEAATIVADEIQRVKKEHGPGSIMNGSGSHHTWGNLGYWLSARRRFFNIIGCTYVDHNPDSWEGWFWGASHHWGNTIRNGAPDTYSTVEDLLQNAEMVVFWSSDPEATSGVYGAQEGTVRRMWAKELGIPCVHIDPFYNHTAALMGGKWLAPRPATGNALALAIAYVWITENLYDKWFVENRTTGFEEWRDYVLGKEDGIPKTPEWQEGESAIPAREVRALARQWGSKKTYLSCGGIQGFGSACRCATGVEWARSMVYLMAMQGIGKPGVNMGCLQQGTPVDTRFFFPGYSEGGLSGDLAGTGLMINMYQRMPQLMTLNTVKQSVPRLQIPEAILNGETTGYPTDPSTIRGQFFPIKYPSPGHSKVKLYWKYGGSHFGTMCHTNRYADMYRSSELECVINQSIWMEGEAQFADIILPVCTNFERWDIGETANSGGYIHHSYTQWNHRTMTIQHKCIEPLGESKSDYEIFATIAAKLGLGSYFTENSTELDWCKRLFDATDLPTVTSWRDFLKKGYYVVPAPCEERRDPVSWNWFYEGRTKDVPEVSPLPADYSGKFREGLQTQSGKIEFVSTSLTQYDPDDPERPPMSKYIPAWEGHHSADYKRFPLQLISPHNRYSFHTMQDGKDSWLNDIKDHRVEVDGWHYWIIRLNPADAQARGIAHGDLVEAYNDRGSVILYAFLTERIPAGTVHSYESSAIYAPIGEPGKSPDRGGCVNILTPSRSMVKKSHSTASNSCLIEIRKWEED; encoded by the coding sequence ATGAAGGACGGCACTACCCGATTTGTAAACAACACAAATGCAGGGCCGGTGTTTGTATACGTTAAGGATGACAAGATCATCCGTATCACCCACATCGAATTCGATGATAAAGATGCTGATCCGTGGACCATTAAGGCACGGGGTAAAAGTTTTACTCCCCCCCGCAAAACAAGCGTTAACTCCTACACGTCGGGCATTAAATCGACTATCTATTCAGATAAACGACTATTGTATCCCATGAAACGGGTGGACTTTGACCCGAAGGGCGAACGGAATCCACAAAATCGCGGTATTTCTGAGTACGAACGAATTTCGTGGGAAGAGGCAGCCACCATCGTAGCGGATGAGATTCAGCGGGTTAAGAAGGAACACGGTCCCGGTTCCATAATGAACGGGTCCGGATCCCATCATACATGGGGCAACCTCGGATATTGGCTTTCCGCCCGTCGTCGTTTCTTCAACATTATCGGTTGCACCTACGTAGACCACAACCCCGACAGCTGGGAAGGCTGGTTCTGGGGTGCTTCCCATCATTGGGGCAACACAATCCGCAACGGAGCTCCGGATACGTATTCTACAGTTGAAGACCTGCTTCAGAATGCTGAAATGGTGGTTTTCTGGTCAAGTGACCCTGAAGCAACTTCGGGTGTTTATGGTGCGCAGGAAGGTACAGTGCGCCGCATGTGGGCCAAGGAATTGGGCATCCCCTGCGTGCACATTGATCCGTTCTATAACCATACCGCTGCGCTCATGGGCGGCAAATGGCTGGCCCCGCGTCCTGCAACAGGTAACGCGCTGGCACTTGCTATCGCCTACGTCTGGATCACAGAGAACCTGTATGACAAATGGTTTGTAGAAAACCGTACTACAGGATTCGAAGAGTGGCGTGATTATGTGCTTGGTAAAGAGGATGGCATTCCTAAGACTCCGGAATGGCAGGAAGGAGAATCTGCGATTCCTGCCAGAGAAGTTAGAGCTCTAGCACGCCAATGGGGTTCGAAAAAAACGTATCTCTCCTGTGGAGGTATTCAGGGATTCGGTTCAGCCTGCCGTTGCGCAACAGGTGTAGAATGGGCTCGAAGCATGGTTTATCTTATGGCTATGCAGGGTATCGGTAAGCCCGGTGTAAACATGGGATGTCTCCAGCAAGGCACGCCGGTAGACACTCGCTTTTTCTTTCCCGGGTATTCTGAAGGTGGCCTCTCCGGTGATCTCGCGGGTACGGGGTTGATGATCAACATGTATCAGCGCATGCCCCAGCTCATGACTCTTAACACCGTCAAACAGAGCGTGCCGCGACTTCAGATTCCTGAGGCCATACTGAACGGTGAAACCACTGGATATCCAACTGATCCTTCAACTATTCGCGGGCAGTTTTTCCCTATCAAATACCCTTCACCTGGGCATTCCAAGGTTAAGCTTTACTGGAAGTACGGCGGGTCTCACTTCGGGACCATGTGCCATACCAACCGCTATGCCGACATGTATCGCAGCTCAGAGCTGGAATGTGTCATCAACCAGTCCATTTGGATGGAGGGCGAAGCGCAGTTTGCTGATATCATTTTGCCTGTATGTACCAACTTCGAACGGTGGGACATCGGCGAGACCGCCAATAGCGGTGGCTATATTCACCACAGCTATACGCAATGGAACCATCGCACGATGACCATTCAGCATAAGTGTATAGAACCATTGGGAGAATCAAAGTCCGACTACGAAATTTTCGCAACCATTGCCGCAAAACTTGGATTGGGAAGTTATTTCACTGAAAACAGTACGGAACTTGATTGGTGTAAACGTCTATTTGACGCAACAGACCTTCCTACAGTCACATCATGGCGTGATTTTCTAAAGAAGGGCTACTATGTCGTTCCCGCTCCGTGTGAAGAACGTCGTGATCCTGTTTCTTGGAATTGGTTTTACGAAGGCCGTACCAAGGATGTGCCGGAAGTGAGCCCGCTGCCAGCTGATTACTCTGGGAAGTTCCGCGAAGGGTTGCAGACCCAGAGCGGTAAGATCGAATTCGTTTCGACTAGTTTAACCCAGTATGATCCCGACGATCCGGAACGTCCGCCTATGTCAAAATATATCCCGGCATGGGAAGGCCATCATTCCGCGGATTACAAGCGTTTTCCCCTGCAGCTGATCTCTCCGCATAATCGGTACAGCTTCCATACCATGCAGGATGGTAAGGACTCATGGCTCAATGACATTAAGGATCACCGCGTTGAAGTTGATGGCTGGCACTATTGGATTATTCGTCTCAATCCTGCCGATGCTCAGGCTCGTGGCATAGCGCACGGTGATCTGGTTGAAGCATATAATGATCGTGGATCGGTCATTCTTTATGCTTTCCTTACCGAACGTATTCCGGCTGGAACAGTTCATTCATATGAATCTTCAGCCATATACGCCCCCATAGGCGAGCCCGGTAAGTCTCCGGATCGCGGAGGGTGCGTCAATATACTTACGCCGAGTCGGTCCATGGTAAAGAAATCACATTCCACGGCCAGTAACTCGTGTCTTATCGAAATTCGTAAATGGGAAGAAGATTAA
- a CDS encoding IclR family transcriptional regulator yields MENLKNNAISKAVRILRFFEKENRPASINEISLELGLKRPTVHRTVRTLVEHGMLRYELDSSRVSLGGTVLALGASLTHSLRSGTLLEHTRPHLEKLCEETGCGVTLELFSGMKNILLFALKGHRVKSFAGALGDVMPWFAAAGSKATLAHVAQEDLSPILNERMFPLTPSTITDTETFLANLKNVRKKGYATDLEETQIGVNAVAVPFFGYDGLPAGAVVAMDMSLDLNNPKSEIIAKVRMAADSISSYVFSPRK; encoded by the coding sequence ATGGAAAACTTAAAAAACAATGCTATTAGTAAGGCCGTCAGAATTTTACGCTTCTTTGAGAAGGAAAATCGTCCCGCCTCAATAAATGAAATAAGCCTAGAACTGGGTCTCAAACGCCCCACTGTCCACCGCACGGTTCGGACTCTGGTTGAACACGGCATGTTGCGGTATGAACTGGACAGCAGCCGGGTATCCCTTGGAGGGACAGTATTAGCCTTGGGGGCGTCCCTTACTCACTCCTTACGTTCAGGAACTCTTCTTGAACACACCCGCCCTCATTTAGAAAAACTCTGCGAAGAAACAGGATGCGGCGTAACCTTAGAGCTTTTTTCAGGTATGAAAAATATCCTTCTTTTCGCTCTAAAGGGACACCGGGTAAAATCTTTTGCCGGTGCGCTGGGAGATGTTATGCCGTGGTTTGCTGCTGCCGGTTCCAAAGCGACATTAGCCCACGTTGCACAGGAGGATTTATCCCCAATATTAAATGAACGAATGTTTCCGCTTACTCCCAGTACTATTACCGATACAGAAACATTTCTTGCGAATCTGAAAAACGTACGCAAAAAGGGTTACGCAACGGACCTTGAAGAAACCCAGATCGGCGTAAACGCCGTTGCCGTCCCCTTTTTCGGTTACGATGGCCTTCCTGCAGGAGCTGTCGTTGCAATGGACATGAGCCTTGATCTCAACAATCCGAAATCCGAAATCATTGCCAAGGTAAGGATGGCAGCAGATTCAATTTCCAGCTACGTATTTTCTCCCCGCAAATAA
- a CDS encoding YitT family protein — translation MDSNKLRQISDSLAWNIFLLVMGSFIFVVGYNGIAAHHDFVPGALYGLAVVLKTITQELSLSRWYLLLNIPLFIMAWKGVSRRFFFLNLLTMCMITFMTSYVHLDLGIHNEMYAAIASGAFMGAGCGVILRSYGGGGGLDVVAVILNQRFGLRFGVFYFVINAVVMGFALSRFTPDIIVASLVMLFISSVLTEYVLSIFNQRKAVRIISRESNKILYEITMVKKMHATLIPGKGGYSGENINMIYSITDNLRLRSLEQLVFDIDPQAIFVVENTFSVIGQNINRRKAY, via the coding sequence ATGGATAGTAATAAATTGAGGCAAATTTCAGACTCCCTTGCTTGGAATATTTTCCTTCTCGTCATGGGATCATTTATATTTGTAGTCGGGTATAACGGCATAGCAGCCCATCACGATTTTGTGCCTGGTGCACTTTATGGTCTAGCTGTTGTTTTAAAGACTATCACGCAGGAACTTTCACTTTCCCGCTGGTATTTACTTTTAAATATCCCCCTTTTTATTATGGCCTGGAAAGGGGTTAGCAGAAGGTTTTTCTTTTTGAATTTGTTGACCATGTGCATGATTACTTTCATGACTTCTTATGTGCATCTTGATCTTGGTATACACAATGAGATGTACGCAGCAATTGCTTCAGGAGCCTTTATGGGGGCTGGCTGCGGGGTTATTTTAAGGTCTTATGGTGGAGGCGGAGGATTAGATGTTGTTGCCGTTATTCTCAATCAGCGATTTGGCTTAAGGTTTGGTGTATTTTATTTTGTAATAAATGCTGTCGTCATGGGGTTTGCTTTGAGCCGTTTTACTCCAGATATAATTGTCGCTTCATTAGTAATGCTGTTTATCAGTTCTGTTTTAACAGAGTATGTCCTGTCAATATTTAACCAGCGTAAGGCAGTGCGTATAATTTCTCGCGAATCAAACAAAATTCTATATGAAATAACAATGGTTAAAAAAATGCACGCTACGCTTATTCCTGGTAAAGGTGGCTACTCGGGAGAAAATATAAATATGATTTATTCTATTACTGATAATCTTCGTCTACGCTCTCTTGAGCAGCTAGTGTTTGATATCGACCCACAAGCTATTTTTGTTGTGGAAAATACATTTAGTGTAATTGGTCAAAACATTAATAGAAGAAAAGCTTACTAG
- a CDS encoding sigma 54-interacting transcriptional regulator, producing the protein MEENTFFRKSVEAITSTLILEEALAQCLNFLQTLMPIKIMSIHLWDGSLNSLRIAATTNGKISQSSDILIPIPYELRGIPEWEQDENIKIYNDYREDPISILVQEALVPAYGPCEYSHMVMRVKIEEERICDVVALAEGSDKFTDEHATLFELLHSIFGVAVSNTLHHKEIIQIKDRLMEDNRILKERLDSRRATQIVGSNAGLQRVVKRVAQVGNTTAPVLLLGETGTGKDVIANALQEQSDRRDKAFVRLNCGAIPESLLDSELFGHEKGAFTGAHAQHIGRIERADGGTLFLDEVGELSQSAQVKLLRVLQNGEIERIGSTMTSHVDVRVIAATHCDLEAMVAEGRFRADLYYRLSVFPIIIPPLRERPTDIHLLTDSIIKKCSTNMNIAPPKLAPGAINDLLKYEWPGNVRELANIIERAIINNPEGPLDFPELKYGILSKTDNLPDILKMDELMTLDETNRLYISHVLNCVDGKIHGPGGAAEILAINSHTLRSRMDKLKIKYRKRNS; encoded by the coding sequence ATGGAAGAAAATACTTTTTTTAGAAAATCAGTAGAAGCAATCACCAGTACACTGATCCTTGAAGAGGCATTAGCCCAATGCCTAAATTTCCTGCAAACGCTGATGCCTATAAAGATCATGTCCATCCATCTTTGGGATGGAAGTCTGAACTCGTTACGGATCGCTGCCACCACAAATGGAAAAATCAGTCAGTCTTCAGACATTCTCATCCCGATTCCATATGAACTTCGCGGCATCCCCGAATGGGAGCAGGATGAAAATATAAAAATATATAATGATTACAGGGAAGATCCTATTAGCATTCTTGTTCAAGAAGCTTTAGTTCCTGCATATGGACCTTGCGAATATTCGCACATGGTCATGCGGGTAAAAATTGAGGAAGAACGTATCTGCGATGTTGTAGCCCTCGCAGAGGGCTCAGATAAATTTACGGATGAGCATGCAACGCTCTTTGAATTACTGCACTCAATTTTTGGTGTAGCCGTATCCAATACACTCCACCACAAAGAAATCATTCAGATCAAAGATCGTCTTATGGAGGATAACAGGATTCTCAAAGAACGACTGGACAGCCGCAGAGCGACTCAAATCGTAGGATCAAATGCTGGGTTGCAACGTGTGGTCAAACGTGTGGCTCAAGTCGGGAATACCACCGCCCCCGTCCTTCTCCTCGGCGAAACTGGGACAGGCAAGGACGTTATTGCCAATGCACTTCAGGAACAATCCGATCGCAGAGACAAGGCTTTCGTAAGACTCAATTGCGGAGCCATTCCGGAAAGCCTACTGGACAGCGAACTGTTCGGCCACGAGAAAGGTGCCTTCACCGGAGCCCACGCCCAGCACATAGGACGCATTGAACGGGCTGACGGCGGAACCCTTTTCCTTGATGAGGTTGGGGAACTTTCACAAAGTGCTCAGGTCAAGCTGCTGCGGGTGCTGCAAAATGGAGAAATTGAACGTATTGGGTCCACCATGACCAGCCATGTGGATGTGCGCGTAATTGCTGCAACACATTGTGATCTGGAAGCCATGGTTGCGGAAGGGCGTTTCCGTGCCGACCTCTACTATCGCCTAAGCGTCTTCCCCATCATAATCCCTCCTTTAAGGGAACGCCCAACCGACATTCATCTCCTGACCGACAGCATTATCAAAAAATGTTCTACGAACATGAATATTGCACCGCCGAAACTGGCTCCCGGAGCCATAAATGACCTGCTGAAATACGAGTGGCCGGGAAATGTACGCGAGTTGGCCAACATCATTGAGCGGGCCATCATCAACAACCCGGAAGGACCCTTGGACTTCCCGGAACTCAAGTACGGCATTTTATCCAAAACGGACAATCTGCCGGATATTTTAAAAATGGACGAACTCATGACTTTGGATGAAACCAACCGCCTCTACATCAGCCATGTACTTAATTGTGTGGATGGGAAAATACACGGTCCCGGCGGAGCTGCCGAAATTCTGGCAATCAACTCGCATACCCTGCGCAGTAGAATGGACAAGCTAAAAATTAAATATCGCAAACGAAATAGTTAA
- a CDS encoding 4Fe-4S dicluster domain-containing protein codes for MQQNKESKTAKWHIIVDVEKCENCNNCYMTLLDEYVDNEFSGYSASCPRHGHHWIQLDTHERGSGSLLDVAYLFTTCNQCANPACVKAAKDGAVYMRKDGIVMIDPQKAKGRKELVKACPYGHIWWNEEKELPQKWNWDAHLLDADWKEPRPISVCATGSLKSVKVTDVEMKTLAEKEGLQVLHPEYGTFPRVWYRNLYRYTHEHIAGSVAMVDNGVEDVVEGATVKLKKNDKEIATVIADMFGDFKFDAIEPDSGEYTIIVSHKDKETQHSVIMGTSKNVGVILL; via the coding sequence ATGCAGCAGAACAAAGAATCAAAAACGGCAAAGTGGCATATCATTGTTGACGTTGAAAAATGTGAAAACTGCAACAACTGCTATATGACTCTGCTGGACGAATATGTTGATAATGAATTCTCCGGTTACAGTGCTTCCTGCCCCAGGCACGGACATCACTGGATACAGCTGGATACTCATGAACGCGGTTCAGGCTCTCTTCTGGATGTGGCCTACCTTTTTACCACCTGCAACCAGTGCGCAAATCCGGCCTGTGTAAAGGCAGCCAAAGATGGAGCTGTTTACATGCGTAAAGACGGGATCGTAATGATTGACCCCCAAAAGGCTAAGGGCCGGAAAGAATTGGTCAAGGCATGTCCATACGGCCACATCTGGTGGAATGAGGAAAAGGAATTACCGCAGAAATGGAACTGGGATGCGCATCTGCTTGACGCGGATTGGAAAGAACCTCGCCCTATTTCAGTTTGCGCAACAGGCAGTCTTAAGTCTGTGAAGGTTACTGATGTTGAAATGAAAACTCTTGCCGAAAAAGAAGGGCTTCAGGTTCTTCATCCCGAATACGGCACATTTCCACGAGTTTGGTACAGAAACCTCTACCGCTATACCCACGAGCATATCGCTGGCAGCGTAGCCATGGTAGATAACGGTGTTGAGGACGTGGTCGAGGGGGCCACTGTGAAATTAAAGAAAAATGATAAAGAAATAGCAACTGTCATTGCTGACATGTTCGGTGATTTCAAATTCGACGCCATTGAGCCCGATTCCGGTGAGTATACCATTATCGTCTCCCATAAAGATAAAGAAACACAACATTCGGTTATTATGGGAACCAGTAAAAACGTAGGCGTTATCCTATTGTAG
- a CDS encoding DMT family transporter: protein MNWNEFKKTQNAGYLFIVLGIINWSGNFVAARGLAGIIDPATLNLLRWLMATLIFLPFGIRSFWKERVQVAKLWKELSAIAICGISLYDTLIFIAGRTSEALNMSLISTLSPLLTALVAQFFMREKLKPSMFMGIAVSTFGVALLVTDGSINRLLNMHFALGDMLILCTAMMSAIYNTVVKTVSGKISQTTLLMSCCLFGTLYILPLYLWETGGTIVIPPMTHNLVLSLIYLSVFASLLCYLFWNMAVEVLGASKTALFYYTLPPASAAVAWFVIHEPVNWNQILSGTVILVGILFALYGFPSKFMKQKAHSYG from the coding sequence ATGAATTGGAATGAATTCAAAAAGACACAAAACGCAGGCTATCTTTTTATTGTGTTGGGAATAATAAACTGGAGTGGTAATTTTGTGGCAGCTAGAGGGCTTGCCGGAATCATTGATCCCGCTACTCTAAACCTATTACGCTGGTTGATGGCAACGTTAATCTTCCTGCCATTTGGAATCAGGAGCTTTTGGAAAGAACGTGTGCAGGTAGCTAAGCTTTGGAAAGAACTTTCAGCAATTGCTATTTGTGGTATTTCTCTTTACGACACTTTGATTTTTATTGCTGGACGAACTTCAGAGGCATTGAATATGTCTCTAATTTCTACGTTGTCCCCACTTTTGACTGCTCTTGTAGCTCAATTCTTTATGCGTGAAAAATTGAAACCGAGTATGTTCATGGGCATAGCAGTGAGCACCTTCGGAGTTGCATTGCTGGTTACCGATGGAAGTATTAACAGGTTGTTGAATATGCATTTTGCTCTTGGCGATATGCTGATTCTTTGTACTGCTATGATGTCTGCAATATACAATACTGTTGTAAAGACAGTCTCTGGAAAGATTAGTCAAACGACCTTGCTAATGTCATGTTGTCTGTTCGGAACACTATACATACTTCCTTTGTATTTATGGGAGACCGGAGGCACGATTGTGATTCCTCCAATGACTCACAATCTTGTTCTATCGCTCATTTACCTTTCGGTTTTTGCCTCTCTTCTTTGCTATCTTTTCTGGAACATGGCTGTGGAAGTTTTGGGAGCTTCCAAAACGGCTCTATTCTATTATACATTACCTCCTGCAAGTGCCGCTGTAGCTTGGTTTGTTATTCATGAACCAGTTAATTGGAATCAAATTTTGAGTGGCACTGTTATCCTTGTTGGTATTCTCTTCGCTTTATATGGATTTCCATCCAAATTTATGAAGCAAAAGGCTCACAGTTATGGATAG